One stretch of Armigeres subalbatus isolate Guangzhou_Male chromosome 2, GZ_Asu_2, whole genome shotgun sequence DNA includes these proteins:
- the LOC134210728 gene encoding uncharacterized protein LOC134210728 isoform X1 — MAEWFRSLCCMSDEPAEDFILDVKLLAESCGFGVMKDSIIRDRLVLGAYDIKVRERLLEEEEPSLEETERIIVKREQMQHRSLKMEQTGERVSAIERSRGCDRSDDNIKRNRDRSDDYVSKINERNNDHTNRNWDYRSGRRESYPYNNRRDQDRYNYRSRSRSRSGQRWKSSNNKNVMCSYCKIRGHVRKNCFKLQRSRQAVRFVAEDSPAKTSPSPVFDFKRVGPPNNISDSEDDLDCMSITVGTQELEDPSV; from the exons ATGGCAGAATGGTTCAGAAGTCTTTGTTGTATGAGCGATGAGCCGGCTGAAGACTTTATTCTCGACGTTAAACTCCTAGCGGAAAGTTGCGGATTCGGCGTTATGAAAGACTCAATCATACGTGACAGGTTAGTTTTGGGTGCATATGACATCAAAGTGCGCGAACGTCTgcttgaagaagaagaaccctcACTTGAAGAAACGGAACGAATTATTGTCAAACGGGAGCAGATGCAACATCGATCGTTGAAAATGGAACAAACTGGTGAACGTGTAAGTGCAATTGAAAGATCGAGAGGATGCGACCGCAGTGACGATAACATCAAGAGAAACCGTGACCGTAGCGATGATTATGTCAGCAAAATCAATGAACGTAACAACGATCACACTAATCGAAACTGGGATTACCGAAGCGGAAGAAGAGAAAGTTACCCATACAATAACCGCCGGGACCAGGATCGTTACAACTATCGCAGCCGGAGTAGATCAAGATCGGGACAGAGGTGGAAATCcagcaacaacaaaaacgtTATGTGCAGCTATTGTAAGATTCGAGGACATGTGCGGAAAAACTGCTTCAAACTGCAACGTTCTCGGCAAGCGGTTCGTTTTGTAGCTGAGGATAGTCCTGCGAAGACGTCACCTTCACCGGTTTTCGATTTCAAGCGTGTGGGGCCACCTAACAACATCAGTGATTCTGAAGACGATCTGGACTGTATGTCCATTACAGTTGGAACACAG GAATTAGAAGATCCGAGCGTTTAA
- the LOC134210728 gene encoding uncharacterized protein LOC134210728 isoform X2, whose translation MAEWFRSLCCMSDEPAEDFILDVKLLAESCGFGVMKDSIIRDRLVLGAYDIKVRERLLEEEEPSLEETERIIVKREQMQHRSLKMEQTGERVSAIERSRGCDRSDDNIKRNRDRSDDYVSKINERNNDHTNRNWDYRSGRRESYPYNNRRDQDRYNYRSRSRSRSGQRWKSSNNKNVMCSYSEDSPAKTSPSPVFDFKRVGPPNNISDSEDDLDCMSITVGTQELEDPSV comes from the exons ATGGCAGAATGGTTCAGAAGTCTTTGTTGTATGAGCGATGAGCCGGCTGAAGACTTTATTCTCGACGTTAAACTCCTAGCGGAAAGTTGCGGATTCGGCGTTATGAAAGACTCAATCATACGTGACAGGTTAGTTTTGGGTGCATATGACATCAAAGTGCGCGAACGTCTgcttgaagaagaagaaccctcACTTGAAGAAACGGAACGAATTATTGTCAAACGGGAGCAGATGCAACATCGATCGTTGAAAATGGAACAAACTGGTGAACGTGTAAGTGCAATTGAAAGATCGAGAGGATGCGACCGCAGTGACGATAACATCAAGAGAAACCGTGACCGTAGCGATGATTATGTCAGCAAAATCAATGAACGTAACAACGATCACACTAATCGAAACTGGGATTACCGAAGCGGAAGAAGAGAAAGTTACCCATACAATAACCGCCGGGACCAGGATCGTTACAACTATCGCAGCCGGAGTAGATCAAGATCGGGACAGAGGTGGAAATCcagcaacaacaaaaacgtTATGTGCAGCTATT CTGAGGATAGTCCTGCGAAGACGTCACCTTCACCGGTTTTCGATTTCAAGCGTGTGGGGCCACCTAACAACATCAGTGATTCTGAAGACGATCTGGACTGTATGTCCATTACAGTTGGAACACAG GAATTAGAAGATCCGAGCGTTTAA